From the Mangifera indica cultivar Alphonso chromosome 10, CATAS_Mindica_2.1, whole genome shotgun sequence genome, one window contains:
- the LOC123228001 gene encoding uncharacterized protein LOC123228001: MGSACCVASRDKCITSGVGGVGSELLHRNVRHSPTWSFRWDNRGRVAGEETSVTWLSDGISRNDVADIKYESAYASEEGSPLDSFPRHILQKCPVPEGSNAGNVRTPNSDQSISRNVSMDASLEQIKESSESAAVSYPSPLKLSFSVPSTSSLLASPLPSQNHLCPTSSTTTKWPRHSPGHRLLRQVSDSWISGSKSLNGYSVGEERPVVPSWSNESTEGSCAGSFDGWSMPAFSEITATSHKDICSFDNESLGFSHEKLTRFGSQISAASPVNLQTCCVCSKLLSEFVVVAVLTCGHVFHADCLENITAEIHKYDPACPVCILGEKKTLKLSEKALTSEMESKARSIKRSRNRIMDSHLDHKSFMFDHLRSSRNGGKSPKIASTSSMKSSLGKPFLKRHFSLRSKGSRSPSENPSTWKKGLFWTNSSKA, encoded by the exons ATGGGGTCTGCTTGTTGTGTTGCTTCTAGAGACAAGTGTATAACTAGTGGAGTGGGTGGAGTGGGTAGTGAGCTCTTGCATAGGAATGTTCGACATTCACCGACATGGAGCTTTCGATGGGATAACCGAGGGAGAGTAGCTGGTGAAGAGACTTCTGTAACTTGGCTTTCAGATGGAATAAGTCGGAATGATGTAGCAGATATAAAATATGAATCGGCATATGCATCGGAGGAGGGAAGTCCATTAGATAGTTTTCCAAGACATATACTGCAAAAGTGCCCAGTTCCTGAAGGAAGCAATGCTGGGAATGTGAGGACTCCAAATTCAG ATCAATCTATTTCAAGAAATGTCTCTATGGATGCAAGTTTGGAacag ATTAAGGAGTCCTCAGAATCTGCGGCAGTTTCATATCCATCtcctctaaaattatcattttcagtTCCATCAACTTCTTCATTGTTGGCATCCCCTTTGCCATCCCAAAATCATTTGTGTCCCACCAGTTCAACTACAACAAAGTGGCCCCGTCATTCTCCTGGACATCGACTACTAAGACAGGTATCTGATAGCTGGATCTCAGGATCGAAGTCTTTGAATGGATACTCTGTTGGGGAGGAAAGGCCAGTGGTCCCTTCATGGAGCAATGAATCAACTGAGGGCTCCTGTGCTGGGTCTTTCGATGGTTGGTCCATGCCTGCCTTTTCTGAAATCACGGCCACATCTCATAAAGACATATGTTCTTTTGATAATGAGTCCTTGGGCTTTAGTCATGAGAAGTTAACTAGATTTGGTAGCCAAATTTCAGCTGCTTCTCCTGTTAATCTGCAAACATGTTGTGTTTGCTCTAAGCTGTTGTCAGAGTTTGTTGTGGTTGCAGTTTTAACTTGCGGGCATGTTTTTCATGCTGATTGTTTGGAGAATATAACTGCTGAAATTCACAAGTATGACCCTGCATGCCCAGTTTGTATTTTAGGGGAGAAAAAGACCCTTAAGTTGTCTGAAAAAGCATTGACATCAGAGATGGAATCAAAGGCTAGAAGTATCAAAAGATCAAGGAACCGGATTATGGATAGCCATCTTGATCATAAATCTTTCATGTTTGATCACCTTAGAAGTAGTAGAAATGGAGGAAAGAGTCCCAAGATTGCTTCCACTTCCAGCATGAAAAGCTCCTTAGGAAAGCCTTTCTTGAAGCGACACTTCTCCCTGCGATCAAAGGGGAGTAGGTCCCCATCAGAAAATCCTTCTACATGGAAGAAGGGGCTTTTCTGGACCAATTCTAGCAAGGCATGA
- the LOC123228235 gene encoding LOW QUALITY PROTEIN: probable receptor-like protein kinase At4g39110 (The sequence of the model RefSeq protein was modified relative to this genomic sequence to represent the inferred CDS: deleted 1 base in 1 codon) has product MLSSSSSSLMAFLLVLVIAFVFGPFTAFSDDTNFSPKDNILIDCGGKSSSSLPDGRTFKTDKESSQFLETKEDIQVSVESADVPSPIYLSARVFTEEATYNFRLSEKGWHWIRLHFFALSVKEHDLTKASFSVHTEKYVLLHNFKLENNKEVVLKEYLLSGTDSTLSLKFIPENSMAFINAIEVVSAPDSLISDEGSNLFPVENYAGLTKFSYQYVYRINMGGPLITSKNDTLGRTWVPDSPYLKDKALARSVSVGSDGIKYPELVTPLIAPASVYSSAAEMGESATTQPNFNITWNFDVDTTFNYLLRMHFCDIVSKSMDDLYFNVYINGKTAISGLDLSTLTKGLATPYYKDIVVNATLMSGELRVQIGPMNQNTGTRNAIINGLEIMKMSNSVDSLDGEFGVDGSSAGSSNRGTVAAVGFAMMFGAFVGLGAMVIKWHKRPQDWRKRNSFSSWLLPIHTGDTSFMSSKTSVSSHKMGLGRYFSLAELQEATNNFDKSAIIGVGGFGNVYLGEIDDGTKVAVKRGNPQSEQGITEFETEIQMLSKLRHRHLVSLIGYCDENSEMILVYEYMSNGPFRDHLYGKNLPPLSWKQRLEICIGAARGLHYLHTGTAQGIIHRDVKTTNILLDDAFVAKVADFGLSKDAPMGAGHVSTAVKGSFGYLDPEYFRRQQLTDKSDVYSFGVVLFEVLCARPAINPQLPREQVNLADWAMQWKRKGLLEKIVDPHLAGTINPESMKKFAEAAEKCLADNGVDRPTMGDVLWNLEYALQLQEAFTKGKVEDDESAAAAAVLPSTTHTSTSDNRPVTHPEESQNPEEGTEPAQVQAIDTHSSTTMFAQFSNLNGR; this is encoded by the exons ATGTTGTCGTCTTCATCCTCTTCTTTGATGGCTTTCCTCCTGGTTCTTGTTATTGCTTTTGTCTTCGGCCCCTTTACCGCCTTTTCGGACGACACCAACTTCAGTCCTAAAGATAATATCCTCATTGATTGTGGAGGCAAgtcctcttcttctcttcctgATGGAAGAACATTCAAAACAGATAAGGAATCCAGTCAATTCTTGGAAACTAAAGAAGACATTCAGGTTTCTGTGGAGTCAGCTGATGTTCCTTCGCCTATATATTTGAGTGCCAGAGTTTTTACAGAAGAAGCAACTTACAATTTCCGTTTATCAGAAAAAGGATGGCACTGGATTCGTCTCCATTTCTTTGCATTGTCTGTCAAGGAACATGATCTGACGAAAGCATCCTTCTCCGTTCATACAGAAAAATATGTTCTTCTTCACAACTTCAAGcttgaaaataataaagaagTTGTGCTGAAGGAATACTTGCTCAGTGGGACTGATTCTACATTGTCTCTCAAGTTTATACCGGAGAATTCTATGGCTTTCATTAATGCCATTGAGGTTGTTTCTGCCCCGGATAGCTTAATTAGTGATGAAGGCTCCAATCTTTTCCCAGTCGAGAATTACGCTGGTTTGACCAAATTTTCATACCAATATGTTTACAGAATTAACATGGGGGGACCTTTGATCACCTCAAAGAATGACACACTTGGCAGGACTTGGGTGCCTGATTCTCCATATCTCAAGGATAAAGCCTTGGCTCGGAGTGTCTCTGTGGGTTCTGATGGCATCAAATATCCTGAATTAGTCACACCATTGATTGCACCAGCATCAGTGTATTCTTCTGCTGCTGAGATGGGTGAATCAGCCACAACTCAACCAAATTTCAACATCACATGGAACTTTGATGTTGACACAACGTTTAACTATCTGCTTCGGATGCATTTTTGTGACATTGTAAGCAAATCCATGGATGACCTGTATTTCAATGTATACATTAATGGAAAAACTGCAATATCTGGGTTGGATTTGTCTACCCTTACAAAGGGTCTGGCTACTCCATACTATAAAGATATTGTTGTGAATGCTACACTGATGTCTGGCGAACTCAGAGTTCAAATTGGTCCAATGAATCAGAACACTGGTACAAGAAATGCAATTATAAATGGGTTGGAGATTATGAAAATGAGTAATTCAGTAGATAGTTTGGATGGAGAGTTTGGTGTTGATGGTAGCTCGGCTGGTTCATCTAACCGTGGTACAGTAGCTGCAGTTGGATTTGCAATGATGTTTGGAGCATTTGTTGGGCTTGGTGCAATGGTGATTAAGTGGCACAAGAGACCCCAAGATTGGCGAAAGAGAAATAGCTTCTCTTCTTGGTTGCTTCCTATCCATACTGGTGACACAAGTTTCATGTCCAGCAAGACCTCAGTCAGCTCACACAAGATGGGCCTGGGCAGGTACTTCTCTTTGGCAGAGTTGCAAGAagcaacaaacaactttgacaaaAGTGCAATAATCGGTGTTGGTGGATTTGGCAATGTGTACCTTGGTGAGATTGATGATGGAACCAAAGTTGCCGTCAAGAGGGGGAACCCGCAATCCGAACAAGGTATCACAGAGTTTGAAACAGAAATCCAAATGTTATCTAAGCTTAGGCATAGGCATTTAGTGTCACTTATTGGCTACTGTGATGAGAATTCAGAGATGATCCTGGTTTATGAATACATGTCAAATGGACCATTTAGGGATCACTTGTATGGAAAAAATCTGCCACCATTGTCATGGAAGCAAAGGCTGGAGATATGTATTGGTGCTGCTCGCGGACTTCACTATCTTCACACTGGAACTGCACAAGGTATCATCCACCGCGACGTTAAGACCACGAACATTTTGCTTGATGATGCATTTGTTGCCAAGGTTGCAGATTTTGGACTTTCCAAAGATGCACCAATGGGAGCAGGTCATGTGAGTACAGCAGTGAAGGGAAGTTTTGGGTATCTGGACCCGGAGTACTTCAGACGGCAACAATTGACAGATAAATCAGATGTATACTCATTTGGTGTCGTTCTGTTTGAGGTATTGTGTGCAAGGCCAGCAATTAACCCACAACTGCCAAGAGAACAAGTTAATTTGGCTGACTGGGCAATGCAATGGAAGAGAAAAGGCTTGCTTGAAAAGATTGTAGACCCTCATCTTGCAGGCACTATCAATCCTGAATCAATGAAGAAGTTTGCTGAGGCTGCAGAGAAGTGTTTAGCCGACAATGGTGTGGACAGGCCTACAATGGGAGATGTATTGTGGAACTTAGAGTATGCTTTGCAATTACAAGAAGCTTTCACAAAAGGAAAAGTTGAGGATGACGAgtctgctgctgctgctgctgttcTTCCATCCACTACTCACACTTCCACCTCTGATAATCGTCCGGTTACTCATCCGGAGGAAAGC CAGAACCCGGAGGAAGGCACAGAACCGGCACAAGTTCAGGCGATTGACACACACTCAAGTACTACAATGTTTGCccaattttcaaatcttaatGGTAGGTAA
- the LOC123227357 gene encoding SUMO-activating enzyme subunit 2-like isoform X2 encodes MTYCLEHVAKKMLLMPVEPFEPNKSCYVCSETPLSLEINTHHSKLRDFVAKIVKAKLGMNFPLIMHGSNLLYEVGDDLDEDMVANYAANLEKVLSELPSPVTSGTMLTVEDLQQELVCSINIKHRDEFDEEKEPDGMVLSGWKQAPPVARNDGSTSNAPEAEVVEAEVDEISEPSGKKRKLSEVNVPNGAHGMKELDGDKDHDDDLVMLDDLASVTEKKKRLP; translated from the exons ATGACATATTGTCTTGAACATGTTGCCAAAAAGATGCTTCTTATGCCAGTGGAACCTTTTGAACCAAACAAGTCCTGCTATGTTTGTTCTGAG ACACCACTATCTCTTGAGATTAATACTCATCACTCAAAGTTGCGGGATTTTGTGGCAAAGATTGTTAAGGCCAAGCTTGGTATGAACTTCCCATTGATTATGCATGGTTCAAACCTTCTTTATGAAGTTGGTGATGATCTTGATGAAGATATGGTAGCAAATTATGCTGCCAATCTTGAGAAg GTGCTATCTGAGCTTCCTTCTCCAGTTACTAGTGGGACAATGCTCACCGTGGAGGATCTTCAACAGGAGTTGGTTTGCAGTATCAATATCAAACATAG GGatgaatttgatgaagaaaagGAGCCGGATGGAATGGTTCTATCTGGATGGAAACAAGCTCCTCCGGTGGCCAGAAATGATGGGAGCACATCAAATGCACCGGAAGCAGAAGTTGTGGAGGCTGAGGTGGATGAAATTTCAGAACCTTCAGGGAAGAAACGTAAATTATCCGAAGTGAATGTTCCAAATGGTGCTCATGGTATGAAAGAGCTTGATGGAGACAAAGACCATGATGATGATCTGGTAATGCTCGATGATTTGGCTTCAGTCAccgaaaaaaagaaaagattgccATAG
- the LOC123227357 gene encoding SUMO-activating enzyme subunit 2-like isoform X1 codes for MTYCLEHVAKKMLLMPVEPFEPNKSCYVCSETPLSLEINTHHSKLRDFVAKIVKAKLGMNFPLIMHGSNLLYEVGDDLDEDMVANYAANLEKVLSELPSPVTSGTMLTVEDLQQELVCSINIKHRFAFTLKRDEFDEEKEPDGMVLSGWKQAPPVARNDGSTSNAPEAEVVEAEVDEISEPSGKKRKLSEVNVPNGAHGMKELDGDKDHDDDLVMLDDLASVTEKKKRLP; via the exons ATGACATATTGTCTTGAACATGTTGCCAAAAAGATGCTTCTTATGCCAGTGGAACCTTTTGAACCAAACAAGTCCTGCTATGTTTGTTCTGAG ACACCACTATCTCTTGAGATTAATACTCATCACTCAAAGTTGCGGGATTTTGTGGCAAAGATTGTTAAGGCCAAGCTTGGTATGAACTTCCCATTGATTATGCATGGTTCAAACCTTCTTTATGAAGTTGGTGATGATCTTGATGAAGATATGGTAGCAAATTATGCTGCCAATCTTGAGAAg GTGCTATCTGAGCTTCCTTCTCCAGTTACTAGTGGGACAATGCTCACCGTGGAGGATCTTCAACAGGAGTTGGTTTGCAGTATCAATATCAAACATAGGTTTGCATTTACTTTGAAAAG GGatgaatttgatgaagaaaagGAGCCGGATGGAATGGTTCTATCTGGATGGAAACAAGCTCCTCCGGTGGCCAGAAATGATGGGAGCACATCAAATGCACCGGAAGCAGAAGTTGTGGAGGCTGAGGTGGATGAAATTTCAGAACCTTCAGGGAAGAAACGTAAATTATCCGAAGTGAATGTTCCAAATGGTGCTCATGGTATGAAAGAGCTTGATGGAGACAAAGACCATGATGATGATCTGGTAATGCTCGATGATTTGGCTTCAGTCAccgaaaaaaagaaaagattgccATAG